The Engystomops pustulosus chromosome 1, aEngPut4.maternal, whole genome shotgun sequence genome has a window encoding:
- the COMMD10 gene encoding COMM domain-containing protein 10 isoform X6 → MATAIFKETASIKQAVSIINDIDAGKFPRLLSRILQKLHLKAEQSFSEEEEEKLQVAFSLEKQSLKLVLETISFILEQAVYHNIKAPVFRQQLENIHLEESKIEAFASVWENAGQETVEKFRQRTFTPKKLETTAWQLNLQMAQSTQAKMKSPQAVLELGVSTEDTKII, encoded by the exons ATGGCCACTGCGATATTCAAGGAGACAGCGAG CATAAAGCAAGCAGTCTCCATTATTAATGACATTGATGCTGGAAAGTTTCCTAGGCTTCTCTCACGCATCCTCCAAAAGCTTCACCTGAAG gctgagCAGAGTTTcagtgaagaagaagaggagaaacTTCAAGTTGCGTTTTCTTTAGAGAAACAAAGTCTAAAATTGGTCCTGGAGACAATCTCCTTTAttttggaacag GCTGTGTATCACAATATAAAAGCTCCAGTGTTTCGCCAGCAGCTGGAAAACATCCATCTTGAGGAGAGTAAAATTGAGGCATTTGCCAGCGTCTGGGAAAATGCCGGGCAGGAGACTGTGGAGAAATTTAGGCAAAGGACTTTTACTCCAAAAAAG CTAGAGACAACTGCCTGGCAGCTCAACCTCCAGATGGCTCAATCCACCCAAGCAAAAATGAAATCTCCCCAGGCTGTGCTAGAACTTGGAGTTAGCACTGAAGACACAAAG
- the COMMD10 gene encoding COMM domain-containing protein 10 isoform X3 — MATAIFKETASIKQAVSIINDIDAGKFPRLLSRILQKLHLKAEQSFSEEEEEKLQVAFSLEKQSLKLVLETISFILEQAVYHNIKAPVFRQQLENIHLEESKIEAFASVWENAGQETVEKFRQRTFTPKKLETTAWQLNLQMAQSTQAKMKSPQAVLELGVSTEDTKVNHYTQDLRSPIKE, encoded by the exons ATGGCCACTGCGATATTCAAGGAGACAGCGAG CATAAAGCAAGCAGTCTCCATTATTAATGACATTGATGCTGGAAAGTTTCCTAGGCTTCTCTCACGCATCCTCCAAAAGCTTCACCTGAAG gctgagCAGAGTTTcagtgaagaagaagaggagaaacTTCAAGTTGCGTTTTCTTTAGAGAAACAAAGTCTAAAATTGGTCCTGGAGACAATCTCCTTTAttttggaacag GCTGTGTATCACAATATAAAAGCTCCAGTGTTTCGCCAGCAGCTGGAAAACATCCATCTTGAGGAGAGTAAAATTGAGGCATTTGCCAGCGTCTGGGAAAATGCCGGGCAGGAGACTGTGGAGAAATTTAGGCAAAGGACTTTTACTCCAAAAAAG CTAGAGACAACTGCCTGGCAGCTCAACCTCCAGATGGCTCAATCCACCCAAGCAAAAATGAAATCTCCCCAGGCTGTGCTAGAACTTGGAGTTAGCACTGAAGACACAAAG
- the COMMD10 gene encoding COMM domain-containing protein 10 isoform X5, whose protein sequence is MATAIFKETASIKQAVSIINDIDAGKFPRLLSRILQKLHLKAEQSFSEEEEEKLQVAFSLEKQSLKLVLETISFILEQAVYHNIKAPVFRQQLENIHLEESKIEAFASVWENAGQETVEKFRQRTFTPKKLETTAWQLNLQMAQSTQAKMKSPQAVLELGVSTEDTKSEVDH, encoded by the exons ATGGCCACTGCGATATTCAAGGAGACAGCGAG CATAAAGCAAGCAGTCTCCATTATTAATGACATTGATGCTGGAAAGTTTCCTAGGCTTCTCTCACGCATCCTCCAAAAGCTTCACCTGAAG gctgagCAGAGTTTcagtgaagaagaagaggagaaacTTCAAGTTGCGTTTTCTTTAGAGAAACAAAGTCTAAAATTGGTCCTGGAGACAATCTCCTTTAttttggaacag GCTGTGTATCACAATATAAAAGCTCCAGTGTTTCGCCAGCAGCTGGAAAACATCCATCTTGAGGAGAGTAAAATTGAGGCATTTGCCAGCGTCTGGGAAAATGCCGGGCAGGAGACTGTGGAGAAATTTAGGCAAAGGACTTTTACTCCAAAAAAG CTAGAGACAACTGCCTGGCAGCTCAACCTCCAGATGGCTCAATCCACCCAAGCAAAAATGAAATCTCCCCAGGCTGTGCTAGAACTTGGAGTTAGCACTGAAGACACAAAG
- the COMMD10 gene encoding COMM domain-containing protein 10 isoform X4: protein MATAIFKETASIKQAVSIINDIDAGKFPRLLSRILQKLHLKAEQSFSEEEEEKLQVAFSLEKQSLKLVLETISFILEQAVYHNIKAPVFRQQLENIHLEESKIEAFASVWENAGQETVEKFRQRTFTPKKLETTAWQLNLQMAQSTQAKMKSPQAVLELGVSTEDTKGFSHLVKSVTYL from the exons ATGGCCACTGCGATATTCAAGGAGACAGCGAG CATAAAGCAAGCAGTCTCCATTATTAATGACATTGATGCTGGAAAGTTTCCTAGGCTTCTCTCACGCATCCTCCAAAAGCTTCACCTGAAG gctgagCAGAGTTTcagtgaagaagaagaggagaaacTTCAAGTTGCGTTTTCTTTAGAGAAACAAAGTCTAAAATTGGTCCTGGAGACAATCTCCTTTAttttggaacag GCTGTGTATCACAATATAAAAGCTCCAGTGTTTCGCCAGCAGCTGGAAAACATCCATCTTGAGGAGAGTAAAATTGAGGCATTTGCCAGCGTCTGGGAAAATGCCGGGCAGGAGACTGTGGAGAAATTTAGGCAAAGGACTTTTACTCCAAAAAAG CTAGAGACAACTGCCTGGCAGCTCAACCTCCAGATGGCTCAATCCACCCAAGCAAAAATGAAATCTCCCCAGGCTGTGCTAGAACTTGGAGTTAGCACTGAAGACACAAAG